ACTGCCATCGCCGCGCCCATGATCAACGTCATGAAGATGCGCGTCTCGCTCCAGCGAACGTGCGACAATTGATAGGTGTTCAGATACATCAGCCCGAACATCACAATCGTTGAAGTCACGATCATCGCAGCGAACCGACGATAACTTGATCCCTGTTCTTGATTCATGTTGTACCTTCCAGTGCTCGTTATCCCTTTTGGGGATCGTAGCACTGGTGTTCTCGAAGTGCCTCGCGGGCGCTACGCCTGGCGATCCAGGAACGTCTGCACGAACTGCACGAAGCGGTAAACATCCGCGAAGGTGGACGCGACCCCGGTCGAGACGCGCACCGCGCCGACGGCGTCCTTTTCGCGCGTGCTCATCACGCGGATGAACTCCTCGAACGTCATGCGCTCGTGTCCCTGGCCGAAACAGTCCGCCAGGTCGTCGCGCGTGATGCCGTGCGCCTGCTCGCCCGCGCCGGGATTGCAGAAACAGCCGGTGCGCAGCGAGATGTTGAGCACGTTGGCTTCCGCTTCTACCTCATGGTAATCGAACAGTTTCCCGGCGGGATCGAACAGGTTGAACGTCACCGTGCCGCCGCGACGGTCAGTGTTGGTCGGGCCGTAGAAGTGGACCAGCGGCGCGCCGTTGGCGTGACGCAGGTCCAGCAGCGCCTTGATCAGCCAGTCCGTCAGCGCCAGCACGCGCGTATGGATCGTGTCGATGCCCACCGACTCGATGTGCTTCAGCCCGATTTCCACGGCAGGGATGTTCAGGTAATCGATCGTGCCGTCTTCGAACCCGGCCTCGCCCTCTTGCAGGTAATGGCCGTCGCCCTGCACCGACGCGATGGTGATCGTGCCGCCCGCGAACCAGGGCCGGTGCAGCTTGCCCAATACCGCGCGCCGCACGATCAGCGCGCCGACGCCGGTGGGATAGCCGAAGATCTTGTAGAACGACAGTGAGACGAAGTCGGGATGCCAACGGCTGAGGTCGAGCCGGTTGGTCGGCGCGAAGGCTGCCGCGTCGAGCAGCACGTCCCAGCCTTTGGCCTGCGCGCGTGCGATCCATCCCAGGTCGTGCTGCGCGCCGGAGAAGTTCGACTGTGCGGGGAAGGCGAACAGGTTGTTCGTGCCGGGCGTCGCCGCGTCGAGCAGGCTTTCCAGGCGGGTTTCGTCCATGCGCAGGTCGGGCGGCAGCACGGGCACGTAGGTGATGCTTGCGCCCTTAGACCGCGCAAATTCACGGATGCCGTTGACCGAGTTGTGGTTGTCGAAGGTCAGCAGGTAGGCGCTGCCCGGCCCGAACGGGTACGATTCTCCGACCAGTTTCAGCGCGCCGCTGGCGTTTTGTGTGAAGATCACCGCGTAGTCGTCCGGCGAGGCGTTGAACGTCCGCAGGACGGCGGCGCGCGCCTGCTCGGCGAGCTGTGTCATCACTTTTGAGGTGGGATTGCTGGAATGGGGGTTCCCGTACACGCCGCCGTGCAGCATCTGCATATGCGCGTTGATCTGGCTTTGCGCGTACAGCCCGCCGCCCGTGTAGTCGAGGTAGGTGTGGCCCAGATCGTCCAGGCGGCTGTAGTCGCGGGCGCGCAGCTCGGCCACCGCGTCCGCATCGAATTCGGGGTGCGCCTGCCGGAAGGCTGCGAAAGCGTGCTGATAGATGTCGTCGTGTTCCAATGAAGCGGATTGTTGCGATGTGATTGCATGCATTAGTCTTTGGCCTTGTGCTTGGATGGGTCCAACTTGCCCAAATAATACTCGCCCTGCGCGCGCCTCCGCCACTCTGCGCTGAAGTCCTTCGTCAATTTTTACGAAGATTCACGCTTGGCGGGGTGGTTGATCTTGGCGACGGCTGGTTTTCCGGTAAAATACTGAAGTCACCCCACGGTTCACGCTGCACTGGCGCAGCCGGACCGCAGGACGACACGGCGCGCCGCTCTTTTTGCGGCTGCCGAACCCCATCGTCCCATTCGAGTTGGTTCCCAAGGCGGCTCACGTCCATGATAGTTGAAGTTGAA
This sequence is a window from Aggregatilinea lenta. Protein-coding genes within it:
- a CDS encoding aminotransferase class V-fold PLP-dependent enzyme produces the protein MHAITSQQSASLEHDDIYQHAFAAFRQAHPEFDADAVAELRARDYSRLDDLGHTYLDYTGGGLYAQSQINAHMQMLHGGVYGNPHSSNPTSKVMTQLAEQARAAVLRTFNASPDDYAVIFTQNASGALKLVGESYPFGPGSAYLLTFDNHNSVNGIREFARSKGASITYVPVLPPDLRMDETRLESLLDAATPGTNNLFAFPAQSNFSGAQHDLGWIARAQAKGWDVLLDAAAFAPTNRLDLSRWHPDFVSLSFYKIFGYPTGVGALIVRRAVLGKLHRPWFAGGTITIASVQGDGHYLQEGEAGFEDGTIDYLNIPAVEIGLKHIESVGIDTIHTRVLALTDWLIKALLDLRHANGAPLVHFYGPTNTDRRGGTVTFNLFDPAGKLFDYHEVEAEANVLNISLRTGCFCNPGAGEQAHGITRDDLADCFGQGHERMTFEEFIRVMSTREKDAVGAVRVSTGVASTFADVYRFVQFVQTFLDRQA